The stretch of DNA GCACGCGGTGGGGCGTGGTCGGCCATGGCCTACGGCCTGCACGGCGCCGGCAGGGGTGGGCGCAGCCTGCCCAACTTCCACGTGCGGCGGCGCGGCCTCGGGTTGGCTCGTGACCAAGCGGCCGGCGCGGCCTCAACGGCACGCGGCCAGGCGACCGGCACGGCCCCGGCGGCTCGCGTCGCGGTCCGGCCTAGCGCGGCGCCTACGGCGGCCCTGACGCATGGTTCTCGACCGGCCTGCACAGTAAGTACGAGGGCATACTACCCTCCTGCGTGACATGTGCATATGTGATTGAAGGCAAGGATAAAGTAGACAAAACACAGTGACAAAGCATAACTTTGGAGCTCAGAGTACCATTCTAACCAAACACCCCTACCAGACAACTCCAACTCCACTTAGAGCCAGCTCTAGCTGGATTTCTAGAGTGGAGCTGCTCTGTgtggagttgaagccatgccaaacaggcccttagttgCAGAGAAATAGGAACACTTTGCCGAAGCTAATGTTGCTGGACGccaaattttgcttatgtgagcATATTATAACATGTTGCTGACTAGTAGTAAAGGTCTTGTTTATTAAGGAGCATCAACCAAAAAAATAATCTTAGCAACAGACAGCAGTTCAAATATTCTATTAAGATACTACAGGGATCCCAATCCAATCCAGAAAAAAGTTTACAGCATGCAGATAGCAATTCAGCAGAGTAAACGAAGGCTCCTAATCCTCAAAAAACAAACGAGGGCTACTAGTATGCAGCAATTATTCTAATCTGTTGGGCTGCACGTTAGTCATCATCTTCATCCATGTTACGCATAGGGCTGCACGTTAATCTTCTTCTTCATATCACCTTGGATCAGGCAGGCAATATCCAACTGCCATTCAACGATATATTTTCCCACGTCatcatcaggtcagcaaattTCTAAACAATCTATGGTTATTACATAATAACAATAGTGAGATCCATGAGATGTATCTACATACATGTTTGGTGGTCCGTCGTCATTTTTCAGACGGCCCTCATGACCACCAATCATTGCCCTGCCAAACACACAGAATACAAGATTTAATAGAATATTATGTTGATTTTACCTTCAACTAGATTATTGATCAAATGTCCAAACAAATCTTGCAGTCATGTGCAAAACTAAACCTGTATACCAGCACTAACGTAACAACTTAAATACCAAAAGAGAAATCCACACTTACTTTTTTGTCTTCAAATCATCCAAAATTTCACAGATATCAATAAAACACAGGAGCGGGGTTCCTATTTTTGTATCATAGTAATTGATGCCCACAAATTTTCCATCCAAATCAACAACGGGACCTCCAATAACAACCTAACCAGGTTATATGGAGAGGTCAGTTGTGAGCCAAGTATGTAAGTGATAGAAGACAGCCAAACAGGCTTGGATTGCTTAGTAACGAGATTACAGAGGTGTTTACATATAAATAGAGTAGAGGAGGGTGGCCCAAGGGGCCAGCCGAGTCCCAAGGGTCCAGCCAGAGTCCCAAGGGGCCAGCAGGGCATTAACTTGGCACAGCAAGCTAGGGGGGAGTAAGAGATTACACAAGTAACTAGGTAATTACAGTAAATAGCAATTAATTCTAACAGTAAGGTTAAGTACATCATATTCTGGTAAAAGTACACAAAGCCTTTTAGTCCCAAACAAGTTGGGGTAGGCTGAGTAGGCAATTTAAAAAGGAAAGGGAAGGGTGCTACCTTAGTGGTCCTACACGTAGTGTAACTAAAGTATTCACAATCCGAATCGATTGACTCCTCGTCGCAGTCATGGATGAATTCCCCACTTGTAGCCATTAATATACCTGATTCAAAGCAACGGCCCACAGCTACCACCGTTCCACAATACCGCATCAACTCACATTTCAGCTTAGGACAATCAACATTGTAATTCTTGACACTGACTAGAGCAACATTGTAATGTAAACTATAATGTTCCAATTCCCCTACAGTATGGTCTTTGTTTGGAAGCAACACCTCAATCTGCAAACAATACAATGAGACTTAAAGCAGTGTCTTGGACGAACAAGAATCACAGTAAAATTCAAAGTACCAACCCTTAAGCTGCTCACAATCTCATTTGCGCCATCAGGATCCCTAACCAAGCTGGCTGAGGTCAGAATAGTCGGACATCCATCATAGTTAATGAAAAATCCTGTGCATGCAAAGAACTTTGTTTCACCTGGACACCATAACTGCCATTAGCTAGTGATAACTGAGCATAAATGTTAAATAGTAAATAGCGCATCACTGTGAAATCACCATGGAACGAAGCAACTGCGACAACAATCTCAGATATGTTAGAAGAAACTTCTTTCTTGAATTTACCCCAAACACCAGTAGGATATTCGTCGCCAAACTGTTCTCCAAAAGTATTAACACTCGTGCTACCTGGTAGACAAGATATCATATAATAGTTAGTGGGACAGCAGGGCTGCAAAAATGTGCAGCGCATGATAACTTAGCAAGCATTGACTCATGACCATGTCCCTTGAATCCTTGATGGACTGAGATAACCCAAAGTGTAAACCCAAATTGCACCTTGCTTATCCTGGTGCAACAAGGTTGATTAGCACTGACATTTGTTAATTCTAAGTACAGCATTTAACAGTCACATAAAGTTCTCCACATAATAACTAGCTTAAGGTTAAAATGTTATCGCAACTTGTGCAACAACTCATGCCATCTCTACTCTTCAAGGAGCTTTGATGGTCATGGTGTGCTCTTACACACTCAATTCAGATCTTTCTGGATGGATTTAAGGATGTGTGTGTAGCATTTTATAGCATAGTGTTGTACTATCTGTGTATGTGTAGGAGCCAGTTGATATGATTACACGTATAGAAATTTTTAGACCAGAGTAAAATTACTTTCCAAAATCAGAACCTGATGTAGACTTATTTTGTGATCACAACACACAGGCATTGGCTGAATCGCTAGTGCTCAAGTAATGTTAACGGATTAACTCTTAACACTATAATATAACTGTAGAAGACTAAACTAGCTATATAGAAGAACAAATGGTTTAATTTGAACCATTGAGGGCCTTAGAAACAGTGATGAGCTGCACAATTAAATAACATTTAGTGATCAATATTGGGTGGTTGTGTACTCACCTTCAGGATATGAGTGAAGTTCCACACCTGTGAGTCTTTTTCTATGCCTGTAGATAAAAAGATTAATACGAGTATTAACCCAAAAGGGGTCAGCACGAGTAGATAGTGAATAATACAAGAACTGAAATGTTAAACAAAATCTTCTTTTCTCGAAAAACACAGCGGAGCTGCATGGTCAGTTCATTGAGAGACGATAACACAATACAAAGGGCTAAAAAACCCCCTCCACAGACCCCACCACACACACCCTTGAAAAACCAAGGTAAAGACGTGCCACGCACAAAAAAGGACAACCAACGACTACCCTGCCCCAATTTAAGGACCAAGACCGAGCAACCTGCAATGGAGCTCCTGGAGAGCAGAAGCTCCAGCCATACACCAAAGGCTGCTCTCATTGGAAATCTTTTGCAAGACTACCTCCACAGTAGGACTTTCTGCCTCAAATACGCAATCATTTCTATGTTTCCATAATTCCCATGCAACTAGGATATTAAGACAATTGAGACCACTCTTCTGCACCATGGACACTCAAGTGGCGGAGCCAGAATTTTACATCCGggtacaacaacaacaaccaagCTTATTAGTCCCAAGCAAGTTGGGGTAGGCTAGAGTGGAAACCCAACATGAGCCCCTAGTCACTATTGAGAATTTTACATGAGGGTATTCCACGTAAAAAATTACCAACATTGAACTGTAGGTCCATAACAATAATCAAAAGTGTACATTATACTAATACCAGAACATTATACTAATACCATAACGCTTATCAATTAGTTCCTCAGCCTGAGCTATTCTAAGAATTCCCATCTTTTTACAAGAACTGCCAAGACTATTTTgagcctgtttggtacagcttatCGCTTTCCAAATAAGTTGCACAAATAGCATAAAAGTGGAGGCCAAAATAAGCTGATCTAATGCAGCTTCTGCTTTTTAGTACAAATGAGAGAGGTGGGAATAAGCGCCAAAATAAGCTGCAAAAAAAAGCTTACCGTTTGGCCGCTGGTTTCAGCTTATTTCGGCCATAAGCAGCTAgatgtaccaaacaggccctttatCAAACACATAGCGTTTTGCTTTAAATTTTATCCATCAAGATTGTGATCCATTCTAATTTATCGAAATTAAATCATTACCTGGTGCGGTGGCGCCTAGAGGCCTGAAATCTAGAGAATGGATACCGACGCCTTCAAGGCTTCAGCACTGGCCACCGGCGACAGCCAACAGCAGATCAGACACTGGTTGCTTGGCCTCTTTCTTGTGGGCTACTGGGCTGCTAGTTGATTCGTGTGTTTTTAATCCAATTAAACAATAGGTTGTACATGTActagtatatatatttatttttctcatCAAGTTTTGGGTATTCCATGGCATACCAGAGCATACCCCTGGCATCGCCCATGGGACACTCTTTTGACAGCCCTATACCACCAGTTAGAGAAACAGGTGGTATCCAGTTAAACAAAATCTTGGTAGTCAAGAGCATTCATACTCCCTTCTAATGTCTATATTTTAATCTCAACAAAATATTCTAACATATTTTGAATTAGACAAATATGTTGGCTTCAATATTTGAAACACAGGAATATGGCAACCCTACTTTACAATACAGAGCAACTGCGATGCGTGCCAAGTACAGCTCGCCTGTTTGATATATCTTATGCTAGAGGTACCAAAGCATCAAGTTATTATTAAGGGTAAACGAATATGTTGGCTTCAATATTTCATACACAGGAATATGGCTACTCTACAATACAGAGCAGTGACACATGCCAAGTACAGCTGACCTGTTTGATGATATCTTACGCTAGAGGTACCAAAGCATCAAGTTATTattaaggctaaacactaaaagcTGCAATTACAAACATAGATAAGCAAACAGGAAATATATTGGCACACCTAACTGACTTCAGCAACATAGGAAATATTATCTTTTCCATGGATGTCTGAAAATGGTTCAAACGATCGAAAATTATATCCCTTGGCAAGAATATGGGTCGTTCCATATTAGAGAAAAGGTTCATGCCAACAAAGTTCCCATCAAATTCAAAAAGTGCGCCGCCCTGCATAACCTAgaaccaaaaaaaaagcaaCAAGGATTACAATGGAGCAGAATAAAATGACCAGGTAATAAGAGTTACTCCCAACTTTACATTTACTATTCACTGTTGACTGTCTTGTGCAAACTCTAAATGCGAATCAATCTAGTTATTATTGCTTAACATTAGGACACACAAATAGACTAGAAAGTAGAATAGTAGATATATTTTTGTGCCCAGACGTCAAGTAATAAGGACTGGAAGGACTACTATTTTATACTTTAAAAATGTATGATATCTTTGAAGTATGTTCCACTGCAAACTCAACTATCATGAAAACCATTCAACTTAACTGCACAAGTGTACATTTTGAAAGGAATAAGGCCAACCTTTTGCATTACAGCCAACAACGACTAAAAAAGTAAATAAAGGGAGTAAATTAACATTTTCTTTATTGAATACGAGACACAGTTTAGAGCATATAGTAAAAGAAAAGATTATAGCACTCATAATATAACAAGTCTTCCTCAGATAATTTACATGTAGAGAACATAAGATGTCCACGATCTTCAGGTCGGCCTGAATTAGCAAGTGTCCCACTTGTGGCCATTAATTTGCCAGAGATGTCACGCCCTACTGCTACAACCTTTGTATCAGGCATCAATTTCTCCGCATGACTGAGAGGTACGCAACAAACGTCAAGGGCGGACGTGACTTCGACAACAGCAATTACATGATCCAGGTCACATTCTACCACAGTCCCTATGGCAACATTTCCTTTATGGCATACTTCAATCTATAGtagtaaagcaaggaaacagcaCAGAATGATCACAGTTATCTAAAGTAAAAAAGAACAATTAGTAAATGATTCAGCACCAACCTTAATGTTGTCATGGCCATTTCTTTCAGTATTTAAAGCTCTAACCAAAATTGCTGATGTCACGAACTTTGTGAAGTTAGGCTGGCATTCTATAGCTATGCCACAGGATGCAAATAGCACATTTTGTCCTACAAGATCACCATGGGTCAAAGCAATTGAGACAACACTTTTGGACAACTTTGATGCAGCTTCGTCACTCAGCTCACTCCAAAAACCTTGATTGTCCCAAAATAAACGACAAGTTAGAAAACGCGATACAAGACAGCCGTGAGTGCTCTAATAAAGACATAAAAAAAACATGAAGAAGGAAGAACCAGCATACCTGAAatcgatgagtcggttgagaaTCTTGAGAGATCATCAGCACCCCTCTTGCTTGGCAGCATCTTTCCAGAATGGATGCAGAACTGAAGGAGGAAATAGTTGGGTCCACAAAAGCAACGTTGCAGGTAAGTAattcattttttatttatgcCATAGCCCATACTTTAAGCCTTTATACTGTGAGATGAGATACGTGGATCCTTGTCAGGAAGTAGGCTTAAATATGGCATAATCACAAAACAGAAAACCGACAAACTCGGTGTCGGGTTTCTACTTACCCGAAGTCCCAAGGTGCTCGCACCCAGCCTGCTCCGCCGGCCGCGCCCTGCACGCGCAGGAGTCGCCCCGCGCCCCGACGCCGCCGGCCGCGCCGTGCACGCGCAGGAGCCGCCCTGTCCGCCGGTCCCGCTGCAGTCTGCAGATAAGGTTAGGGTTTGGTTTGGAGATGGCCTGGCCGGTGCGGGTGGGTGGGGGTGGCTTCGGGATTCTTCCCGTCCGAACGACTCCGGCGGTCCGGCCGATGATTCACGCGTTCCTTCGACGGACTTGCAGCCTCGGCCGACTTCCGCGCGAGGGTATGTGGACATGCGGCCGCTGTGGCTCACGTGCACATGTCTCTACTTCTCAGGTATATACGGAGTATGTTTTCTTTTccattttctttcctttttctttctttctttccttttccttttttttcttttctctttttccttttcatgcttcattttctatatatataatctttttatttaagatgattttttatttttcttttaccattattctttcaaaaaaattattttacGTTTCTTCACGTGCTGTGTATGGGatgtttagtttttattttttgttttcttttttctttttttattttttgctttttttgtttcttttttaattatgttttctctaatttcttaaattttcctttttcttttttcttaatttttctttttccttgtcGTGCATTattcattttttcttttttctttttttaatgtttattattatttttatatatattagtttttatctttcttttattttttgttttcacaTTAAATgttttatgttttttatttttttagttgtGTTCACGtcttatatatatgtgatgttctgtaattttttttatgttCATAAGATATATCTGTAAtgttttataatatattttgtGTTGTTAGTGTTATATAGGGTACGTTTTATCTACACGCACGAGTAACTACTCTGTCCTCTTAGCGGCTACGTTAAAAATCCAATAGGAAGACGCCTTCGTTGGACGGCTTCGTTGACTTCCAACTAAATTCGCGAGTGGATGCATGGCACATTTGATTTGAATGCCGCACCGAGAAAACAAAAGGTAATTAGATTATGGGGCTATTGCGTTCTTACCTTATTTAGAAGTCTAATTGTGATTTTACCCTTGTTTTTCTCGCCATTGCGATTTTACCATTGCTCTGTGAAAACGAAGCTTCCGTTTACCCTTACTCTGTGAACAGCACGGTAACGGTGTTAAATGGGCTTGGTAAGGACAAGTTTGCCCTTACAAAAATGCCCCTACTTTTTTTCAGTACATTGTCATTTTACTCCTACTTTTAACTCTATTAGTTTTTTtgcaataaaataaataaaaaacaaaaaaaccctCACAAAAGACCAAAAGATAATAATACCCCTTTCTTATTGTCTCCTCTATTGATTCCTTTCTCCTGTTCTACAACTAAAACTTTCGTTCCTCGCGTACTCCCGTACTCCTGTTCTAGAACAAAAACCCTAGTGCGTCGGATCTAGGCAACGAGGGAGGCTGTAGCTCCTAGCGCCGTGCGGGCAGGCCCCTGAGAGGCCACCCCCTCAGTCCCTCGCAGTCAGGGTCACGAGCGTCACGGTGCCCCGTGTAGCGCGGGTGGCTATCGCAGGCTGCCGTCGCGGATCCAGCGCGTGGCTCGGCCAGTGATGCAGCCGCAGGCGCACAGGGCCAATGCAAGGGACGACAGCTGCGTGGATAGGTAGGTAGGCGGCCATGGAACCAGAGGGTAGCGGGTTTAGAGCCAAAGAGTTGGTGTCCACGTATAATTTTTTGATCTCTGAGTGTGTATTGGTCAACTGTGGGACGAATTAACATCAGGCTTTAGGCAATTGCACTAATTTGGTTTCAATTGCTCTGATTTGTAGGCAAAATCACATTAATTTGAAACATGAATTTAAATCTAGTTGTTAGAGTTTCTGTCATTTTCCAGTTTACCAGATGGGGGACCAAAATCATGGCAACAAGATAGAACCTTGCCTACTTTAAGTTGTTGACATGCATAGCTTCAGCTTGCTACACTTTCTTTTGATGTGATATTATCTATCTATATTTGCATATTGTGTGAAATTATATGTAACAAGTTGTCCAATGTTGCTGCAATTTTTTAAAAACAGGGGGTAAAATCACAATGTACTCAAAAAAGTAGGGGTATTTTCGCAAGGGCAAACTTGTCCTTACCAAGCCCATTTAACACCGTTACTCTACTGTTCACGGAGTAAGGGTAAACTGAAGCTTCATTTTCACAGAGCAAGGGTAAAATCGCAACAGTGACAAAAATGATGGTAAAATCACAATTAGACTTCTAAATAATGATAAAAACACAATAGCTCTAGGTATACATACATATTTTGGAATATAGTATTTAtacatattttttaaaataaagtaTTTGTATATACTTTTCAGAGTAGAGCTTACTACATGCCTTTGGTCACTTAtccaaaatgaacaataatctcggccCAATCAGCGTCCGggacaaaacatatttagtcccggttggtgagaccaaccgggactaaaagtcccctgcCCAACCGCTATGGTGTCAGACATCGGCAGAggagacctttagtcccggttggtctcaccaaccgggacaaaagcctagcctttagtcccggttggtaccaccaaccgggattaaaagctGTTGTCCCGGTCCGTCTCACCGAGCCGGGACTAGTGTTGGAATTTAGACCCGGTTTTTaaaaggaaccgggactaaatgtccttccccatatttgaactcttcttctcctggccgagcccatcgatcttcactcttttgctgtgttcttcatttggagttgcttgttcttgctctcatctccggctattgattcatttcatgatttctacaccgtcatcgacttgttaagaggtcactagcttcatcttctcaacatttagcagcggcatatgtcatttcctagtgttatgtatattgttttttattttatggttgcacatttttttagagaaatagtgataatatgtttttttattttaattagtttaaaaaaaattaaaaatatataatactttaatttgcaatttttgaccgatttaattagttaattataactagtatgcataccacatttcatgattatttagaaaaatagagaatttttgtgctttttaaattttgcttgtttagagaaattagaaatagagaattttaggtttttttgttactttaatttctctattaaaaattagaaacttataatactttaatttgcaatttatgacaaggttaattagttaattataattagtatgcataccacatttcatgattagttagaaacatagataacttttgtgcttttttaattttggttgtttagaaaaattagaaatagagaattttaggttttttgttactttaatttctctattaaaaattaaaaacttatatttttttaatttgcactttatgacatggttaattagttaactataactagtatgcatgccacatttcatgattagttagaaaatagagaacttttttaattttgctggTTTAGACAaaccagaaatagagaattttaggttatttgttactttaatttctttataaaaaattagaaactataatactttacgttgcaatgcagacaatgacacgtcattgtatgtacaatgccgatcgccgctccaaagaattcattgatggtgtgcattatttcttaagagtgaccgaggaaaacaagcgggatggattcatatgttgcccatgtgccttgtgtcagaatttgaaggaatattctagctctagaaatattcactcacatttgttgaagtcggATTTTAtgtcaaactatatttgttagaccaagcatggagaaaacggGATAATGATAGAAGAAagtgaagaag from Sorghum bicolor cultivar BTx623 chromosome 8, Sorghum_bicolor_NCBIv3, whole genome shotgun sequence encodes:
- the LOC8064571 gene encoding uncharacterized protein LOC8064571 isoform X3: MLPSKRGADDLSRFSTDSSISGFWSELSDEAASKLSKSVVSIALTHGDLVGQNVLFASCGIAIECQPNFTKFVTSAILVRALNTERNGHDNIKIEVCHKGNVAIGTVVECDLDHVIAVVEVTSALDVCCVPLSHAEKLMPDTKVVAVGRDISGKLMATSGTLANSGRPEDRGHLMFSTCKLSEVMQGGALFEFDGNFVGMNLFSNMERPIFLPRDIIFDRLNHFQTSMEKIIFPMLLKSVRHRKRLTGVELHSYPEGSTSVNTFGEQFGDEYPTGVWGKFKKEVSSNISEIVVAVASFHGETKFFACTGFFINYDGCPTILTSASLVRDPDGANEIVSSLRIEVLLPNKDHTVGELEHYSLHYNVALVSVKNYNVDCPKLKCELMRYCGTVVAVGRCFESGILMATSGEFIHDCDEESIDSDCEYFSYTTCRTTKVVIGGPVVDLDGKFVGINYYDTKIGTPLLCFIDICEILDDLKTKKAMIGGHEGRLKNDDGPPNIWILPA
- the LOC8064571 gene encoding uncharacterized protein LOC8064571 isoform X2, whose protein sequence is MSTYPRAEVGRGCKSVEGTRESSAGPPESFGREESRSHPHPPAPARPSPNQTLTLSADCSGTGGQGGSCACTARPAASGRGATPARAGRGRRSRLGASTLGLRFCIHSGKMLPSKRGADDLSRFSTDSSISGFWSELSDEAASKLSKSVVSIALTHGDLVGQNVLFASCGIAIECQPNFTKFVTSAILVRALNTERNGHDNIKVMQGGALFEFDGNFVGMNLFSNMERPIFLPRDIIFDRLNHFQTSMEKIIFPMLLKSVRHRKRLTGVELHSYPEGSTSVNTFGEQFGDEYPTGVWGKFKKEVSSNISEIVVAVASFHGETKFFACTGFFINYDGCPTILTSASLVRDPDGANEIVSSLRIEVLLPNKDHTVGELEHYSLHYNVALVSVKNYNVDCPKLKCELMRYCGTVVAVGRCFESGILMATSGEFIHDCDEESIDSDCEYFSYTTCRTTKVVIGGPVVDLDGKFVGINYYDTKIGTPLLCFIDICEILDDLKTKKAMIGGHEGRLKNDDGPPNIWILPA
- the LOC8064571 gene encoding uncharacterized protein LOC8064571 isoform X1, whose translation is MSTYPRAEVGRGCKSVEGTRESSAGPPESFGREESRSHPHPPAPARPSPNQTLTLSADCSGTGGQGGSCACTARPAASGRGATPARAGRGRRSRLGASTLGLRFCIHSGKMLPSKRGADDLSRFSTDSSISGFWSELSDEAASKLSKSVVSIALTHGDLVGQNVLFASCGIAIECQPNFTKFVTSAILVRALNTERNGHDNIKIEVCHKGNVAIGTVVECDLDHVIAVVEVTSALDVCCVPLSHAEKLMPDTKVVAVGRDISGKLMATSGTLANSGRPEDRGHLMFSTCKLSEVMQGGALFEFDGNFVGMNLFSNMERPIFLPRDIIFDRLNHFQTSMEKIIFPMLLKSVRHRKRLTGVELHSYPEGSTSVNTFGEQFGDEYPTGVWGKFKKEVSSNISEIVVAVASFHGETKFFACTGFFINYDGCPTILTSASLVRDPDGANEIVSSLRIEVLLPNKDHTVGELEHYSLHYNVALVSVKNYNVDCPKLKCELMRYCGTVVAVGRCFESGILMATSGEFIHDCDEESIDSDCEYFSYTTCRTTKVVIGGPVVDLDGKFVGINYYDTKIGTPLLCFIDICEILDDLKTKKAMIGGHEGRLKNDDGPPNIWILPA